In Anguilla rostrata isolate EN2019 chromosome 1, ASM1855537v3, whole genome shotgun sequence, a genomic segment contains:
- the LOC135263017 gene encoding uncharacterized protein LOC135263017 → MTQSHWILLFFLFKMKEAPKCHGELLNSCEKVNTHEVSAALGKTAKLNCSVPSTEMCRYRMKWVSYTSASAKPYTLQIWPPLSRQSQHLHGERLTFLWGEEGVEVRNWTLSLRDVRKNDSGTYTCQVWSGWQCVMGTRVILKVKECEVLNPIAALHKTTVILPCPFTSYQGNTPTPEVSWFLGPEGQGSLILHHPPTPSSPNSSGPIPLQGRVRFSGDLNSGNATLTISELNLNDTDWYRCILHMGENRKICKEMRLHVRDLPGSEVTLTTGTINVSMKANANEETGGSPAVVVVSVLSVCVAVAVAGAYIRYRKNPISVEDNLEDEPYENINRTRDSAFLPDTLYTLAQCDTQDAGSH, encoded by the exons atgACTCAGTCTCATTGgatattgttatttttcctattcaaaatgaaagaggCTCCAAAGTGCCATG GCGAACTCCTTAATTCCTGTGAAAAGGTCAACACCCATGAGGTTTCCGCTGCTTTGGGTAAAACTGCAAAGTTAAACTGCTCTGTTCCAAGCACAGAAATGTGTCGGTACAGAATGAAATGGGTGAGCTATACATCAGCCAGTGCCAAACCATACACACTGCAGATCTGGCCACCCCTTTCACGACAGTCACAGCATTTGCATGGGGAACGGCTAACCTTTCtatggggagaggagggtgtggAAGTGAGGAACTGGACCCTCTCCCTGAGAGATGTAAGGAAGAACGACTCTGGAACATATACCTGTCAGGTCTGGAGTGGATGGCAGTGCGTTATGGGCACACGTGTCATTCTTAAGGTCAAAG AGTGTGAAGTTCTAAACCCTATCGCTGCATTACACAAGACAACAGTCATCCTGCCTTGCCCCTTTACAAGCTATCAAGGAAACACCCCAACCCCTGAAGTCAGTTGGTTTTTGGGTCCGGAAGGCCAGGGGTCCCTCATACTTCACCATCCTCCTACACCATCTTCCCCAAACTCCAGTGGCCCCATTCCATTGCAAGGACGAGTCAGATTTTCAGGAGATCTTAATTCAGGCAATGCAACATTAACTATTTCTGAGCTAAATTTGAATGACACTGACTGGTACCGGTGCATACTGCACATGGGGGAAAACAGAAAGATTTGTAAGGAAATGAGGCTCCATGTGAGAG ATTTGCCTGGATCAGAGGTGACCTTGACAACTGGCACAATAAATGTGTCTATGAAGGCTAATG CCAATGAGGAGACTGGTGGAAGTCCCGCTGTTGTGGTGGTCTCAGTTTTAtcagtgtgtgttgctgtggcaGTGGCTGGAGCCTACATCAGATACCGCAAAAACCCAATCTCAG ttgaaGACAACCTTGAGGATGAGCCCTATGAAAATATAAACCGTACTCGAGACTCAG CTTTTTTGCCTGATACTCTTTATACGCTTGCTCAATGCGATACACAGGATG CTGGAAGCCACTAA
- the LOC135262941 gene encoding uncharacterized protein LOC135262941 isoform X1, producing MVAGLYPSVLLLMGLQRQLCGGTVIYSSVGASVALPCGTNAHRSCSAVLWRFREMFMFDDDLVQDGKVTDIKTNRARRLRVGPDCSLLISNLTSEDGGQYTCQDGAISPSTSLQLLNITVTPNTGLIARTTVSLNCYLSVATGLVFCNHTGISFRWVSENGAELWGNRYKISHLSACHSTMAVELTRTDHNKHWRCQLIEGKEVKTTQSYVTKLIDGVEEVFASVGGSVTLPCTDIATPGAGEIFQWSVGEKTLITQIQEDHVTSSDENDATTLADRKIQGFIMKPDSSLLIKSVTPAHSGYYQCSQLNGSGLIFTHRRILFHTLEVPNSLSVNRDHAGVPPQQNFSFTLTCSLTCADACDKNMNLTWSHSAGGHQGASSVVQVNNTLISQLFVPELRVSERLACIVLREGAEKARQEWAVQADYALPVIVSCVLLLILLLCVAVMGTCWKRKHKTHTVLFYVTALPTLSVLLQSQMALYEECGEPACRTDPEKRNLEGEQSEAISTVYVLQSAVNQE from the exons ATGGTCGCAGGCCTGTATCCCTCGGTTCTGCTTCTGATGGGATTACAAAGGCAATTATGTG gTGGGACAGTAATCTACTCATCAGTAGGGGCCAGTGTGGCTCTACCATGTGGCACAAATGCCCACAGATCCTGCTCAGCAGTCCTTTGGAGATTCAGGGAGATGTTCATGTTTGATGATGATTTAGTCCAAGATGGGAAGGTGACAGACATCAAGACGAACAGAGCCAGGAGACTGAGGGTGGGTCCAGACTGCTCGCTGCTCATATCTAATCTGACTTCAGAGGATGGAGGACAGTACACCTGCCAGGATGGAGCCATCTCTCCCAGCACAAGTCTTCAGCTGCTCAACA TTACCGTGACCCCAAACACTGGCCTCATTGCCAGAACAACAGTCTCTCTAAATTGCTACTTGTCTGTCGCCACTGGCCTTGTGTTTTGCAACCACACTGGGATAAGTTTCCGCTGGGTAAGTGAGAATGGTGCCGAGTTATGGGGCAACAGGTATAAGATCTCCCATCTATCTGCATGCCACTCCACAATGGCAGTGGAACTCACAAGGACAGACCATAATAAGCACTGGAGGTGTCAACTGATTGAGGGGAAGGAAGTGAAGACAACACAGAGCTATGTCACCAAACTCATAG ATGGTGTAGAGGAAGTGTTTGCATCAGTGGGAGGGTCTGTGACTTTGCCCTGCACTGACATTGCAACCCCTGGCGCAGGAGAAATTTTTCAGTGGTCTGTTGGAGAAAAGACACTGATCACTCAGATCCAGGAAGATCATGTCACATCGTCAGATGAGAATGATGCCACAACCCTGGCCGACAGAAAGATCCAAGGTTTTATAATGAAGCCAGACTCTTCATTACTAATTAAGTCTGTGACCCCAGCACACTCCGGGTATTACCAGTGTTCACAACTCAATGGCTCAGGCCTCATCTTCACACACAGAAGAATActgttccacacactggagG TTCCCAATTCTCTCTCAGTGAATAGAGACCACGCCGGTGTTCCTCCCCAGCAAAACTTCAGCTTCACTCTAACCTGCTCACTCACCTGCGCAGATGCCTGtgataaaaacatgaatttgacTTGGAGTCACAGTGCAGGAGGCCACCAAGGTGCCAGCAGTGTTGTGCAAGTAAACAACACCCTGATCTCCCAGCTGTTTGTCCCTGAGCTTCGGGTCTCGGAGAGGCTTGCGTGCATCGTGCTGAGAGAGGGGGCTGAAAAAGCCAGGCAAGAGTGGGCAGTACAAG CGGATTATGCTTTGCCTGTTATAGTAAGCTGCGTCCTTCTACTGATACTGTTACTCTGTGTTGCTGTTATGGGAACCTGTTGGAAGAGGAAGCACAAGACACACACTG TCTTGTTCTATGTGACGGCCCTCCCCACTCTGTCTGTGTTGCTCCAGAGCCAG ATGGCTCTTTATGAGGAGTGTGGGGAGCCAGCCTGTAGGACAGATCCAGAGAAAAGGAACCTGGAAGGCGAACAGTCAGAAGCAATAAGCACCGTTTATGTCCTGCAGTCAGCTGTGAACCAGGAATAA
- the LOC135262941 gene encoding uncharacterized protein LOC135262941 isoform X2, with product MVAGLYPSVLLLMGLQRQLCGGTVIYSSVGASVALPCGTNAHRSCSAVLWRFREMFMFDDDLVQDGKVTDIKTNRARRLRVGPDCSLLISNLTSEDGGQYTCQDGAISPSTSLQLLNITVTPNTGLIARTTVSLNCYLSVATGLVFCNHTGISFRWVSENGAELWGNRYKISHLSACHSTMAVELTRTDHNKHWRCQLIEGKEVKTTQSYVTKLIDGVEEVFASVGGSVTLPCTDIATPGAGEIFQWSVGEKTLITQIQEDHVTSSDENDATTLADRKIQGFIMKPDSSLLIKSVTPAHSGYYQCSQLNGSGLIFTHRRILFHTLEVPNSLSVNRDHAGVPPQQNFSFTLTCSLTCADACDKNMNLTWSHSAGGHQGASSVVQVNNTLISQLFVPELRVSERLACIVLREGAEKARQEWAVQADYALPVIVSCVLLLILLLCVAVMGTCWKRKHKTHTESAYANFRVEKNMALYEECGEPACRTDPEKRNLEGEQSEAISTVYVLQSAVNQE from the exons ATGGTCGCAGGCCTGTATCCCTCGGTTCTGCTTCTGATGGGATTACAAAGGCAATTATGTG gTGGGACAGTAATCTACTCATCAGTAGGGGCCAGTGTGGCTCTACCATGTGGCACAAATGCCCACAGATCCTGCTCAGCAGTCCTTTGGAGATTCAGGGAGATGTTCATGTTTGATGATGATTTAGTCCAAGATGGGAAGGTGACAGACATCAAGACGAACAGAGCCAGGAGACTGAGGGTGGGTCCAGACTGCTCGCTGCTCATATCTAATCTGACTTCAGAGGATGGAGGACAGTACACCTGCCAGGATGGAGCCATCTCTCCCAGCACAAGTCTTCAGCTGCTCAACA TTACCGTGACCCCAAACACTGGCCTCATTGCCAGAACAACAGTCTCTCTAAATTGCTACTTGTCTGTCGCCACTGGCCTTGTGTTTTGCAACCACACTGGGATAAGTTTCCGCTGGGTAAGTGAGAATGGTGCCGAGTTATGGGGCAACAGGTATAAGATCTCCCATCTATCTGCATGCCACTCCACAATGGCAGTGGAACTCACAAGGACAGACCATAATAAGCACTGGAGGTGTCAACTGATTGAGGGGAAGGAAGTGAAGACAACACAGAGCTATGTCACCAAACTCATAG ATGGTGTAGAGGAAGTGTTTGCATCAGTGGGAGGGTCTGTGACTTTGCCCTGCACTGACATTGCAACCCCTGGCGCAGGAGAAATTTTTCAGTGGTCTGTTGGAGAAAAGACACTGATCACTCAGATCCAGGAAGATCATGTCACATCGTCAGATGAGAATGATGCCACAACCCTGGCCGACAGAAAGATCCAAGGTTTTATAATGAAGCCAGACTCTTCATTACTAATTAAGTCTGTGACCCCAGCACACTCCGGGTATTACCAGTGTTCACAACTCAATGGCTCAGGCCTCATCTTCACACACAGAAGAATActgttccacacactggagG TTCCCAATTCTCTCTCAGTGAATAGAGACCACGCCGGTGTTCCTCCCCAGCAAAACTTCAGCTTCACTCTAACCTGCTCACTCACCTGCGCAGATGCCTGtgataaaaacatgaatttgacTTGGAGTCACAGTGCAGGAGGCCACCAAGGTGCCAGCAGTGTTGTGCAAGTAAACAACACCCTGATCTCCCAGCTGTTTGTCCCTGAGCTTCGGGTCTCGGAGAGGCTTGCGTGCATCGTGCTGAGAGAGGGGGCTGAAAAAGCCAGGCAAGAGTGGGCAGTACAAG CGGATTATGCTTTGCCTGTTATAGTAAGCTGCGTCCTTCTACTGATACTGTTACTCTGTGTTGCTGTTATGGGAACCTGTTGGAAGAGGAAGCACAAGACACACACTG AAAGTGCATATGCCAATTTCAGAGTGGAGAAAAAT ATGGCTCTTTATGAGGAGTGTGGGGAGCCAGCCTGTAGGACAGATCCAGAGAAAAGGAACCTGGAAGGCGAACAGTCAGAAGCAATAAGCACCGTTTATGTCCTGCAGTCAGCTGTGAACCAGGAATAA
- the LOC135262941 gene encoding uncharacterized protein LOC135262941 isoform X3 — translation MVAGLYPSVLLLMGLQRQLCGGTVIYSSVGASVALPCGTNAHRSCSAVLWRFREMFMFDDDLVQDGKVTDIKTNRARRLRVGPDCSLLISNLTSEDGGQYTCQDGAISPSTSLQLLNITVTPNTGLIARTTVSLNCYLSVATGLVFCNHTGISFRWVSENGAELWGNRYKISHLSACHSTMAVELTRTDHNKHWRCQLIEGKEVKTTQSYVTKLIDGVEEVFASVGGSVTLPCTDIATPGAGEIFQWSVGEKTLITQIQEDHVTSSDENDATTLADRKIQGFIMKPDSSLLIKSVTPAHSGYYQCSQLNGSGLIFTHRRILFHTLEVNRDHAGVPPQQNFSFTLTCSLTCADACDKNMNLTWSHSAGGHQGASSVVQVNNTLISQLFVPELRVSERLACIVLREGAEKARQEWAVQADYALPVIVSCVLLLILLLCVAVMGTCWKRKHKTHTVLFYVTALPTLSVLLQSQMALYEECGEPACRTDPEKRNLEGEQSEAISTVYVLQSAVNQE, via the exons ATGGTCGCAGGCCTGTATCCCTCGGTTCTGCTTCTGATGGGATTACAAAGGCAATTATGTG gTGGGACAGTAATCTACTCATCAGTAGGGGCCAGTGTGGCTCTACCATGTGGCACAAATGCCCACAGATCCTGCTCAGCAGTCCTTTGGAGATTCAGGGAGATGTTCATGTTTGATGATGATTTAGTCCAAGATGGGAAGGTGACAGACATCAAGACGAACAGAGCCAGGAGACTGAGGGTGGGTCCAGACTGCTCGCTGCTCATATCTAATCTGACTTCAGAGGATGGAGGACAGTACACCTGCCAGGATGGAGCCATCTCTCCCAGCACAAGTCTTCAGCTGCTCAACA TTACCGTGACCCCAAACACTGGCCTCATTGCCAGAACAACAGTCTCTCTAAATTGCTACTTGTCTGTCGCCACTGGCCTTGTGTTTTGCAACCACACTGGGATAAGTTTCCGCTGGGTAAGTGAGAATGGTGCCGAGTTATGGGGCAACAGGTATAAGATCTCCCATCTATCTGCATGCCACTCCACAATGGCAGTGGAACTCACAAGGACAGACCATAATAAGCACTGGAGGTGTCAACTGATTGAGGGGAAGGAAGTGAAGACAACACAGAGCTATGTCACCAAACTCATAG ATGGTGTAGAGGAAGTGTTTGCATCAGTGGGAGGGTCTGTGACTTTGCCCTGCACTGACATTGCAACCCCTGGCGCAGGAGAAATTTTTCAGTGGTCTGTTGGAGAAAAGACACTGATCACTCAGATCCAGGAAGATCATGTCACATCGTCAGATGAGAATGATGCCACAACCCTGGCCGACAGAAAGATCCAAGGTTTTATAATGAAGCCAGACTCTTCATTACTAATTAAGTCTGTGACCCCAGCACACTCCGGGTATTACCAGTGTTCACAACTCAATGGCTCAGGCCTCATCTTCACACACAGAAGAATActgttccacacactggagG TGAATAGAGACCACGCCGGTGTTCCTCCCCAGCAAAACTTCAGCTTCACTCTAACCTGCTCACTCACCTGCGCAGATGCCTGtgataaaaacatgaatttgacTTGGAGTCACAGTGCAGGAGGCCACCAAGGTGCCAGCAGTGTTGTGCAAGTAAACAACACCCTGATCTCCCAGCTGTTTGTCCCTGAGCTTCGGGTCTCGGAGAGGCTTGCGTGCATCGTGCTGAGAGAGGGGGCTGAAAAAGCCAGGCAAGAGTGGGCAGTACAAG CGGATTATGCTTTGCCTGTTATAGTAAGCTGCGTCCTTCTACTGATACTGTTACTCTGTGTTGCTGTTATGGGAACCTGTTGGAAGAGGAAGCACAAGACACACACTG TCTTGTTCTATGTGACGGCCCTCCCCACTCTGTCTGTGTTGCTCCAGAGCCAG ATGGCTCTTTATGAGGAGTGTGGGGAGCCAGCCTGTAGGACAGATCCAGAGAAAAGGAACCTGGAAGGCGAACAGTCAGAAGCAATAAGCACCGTTTATGTCCTGCAGTCAGCTGTGAACCAGGAATAA